In one Chitinophaga sancti genomic region, the following are encoded:
- a CDS encoding FUSC family protein: MRHWIQEVRNFIYSYHFSTGLRTTISVVVPSVVCSLLGNLPLGIVISLGALATALSDVPGTAIHKRNGTLIAIFFIFNTALCTSLIMAYPVLMAFGILVCCFMSAMLLVYGNRGGNIGIGCMLVMVSILGEKAVPVHEAFLHSFYILLGAVWYGLLSLLLWQIRPYLSVQQMLSECITETAEYLLARAHFYDPDAGDKIEKIHKDVFAQQVVVNEKQEAVRELLLKRRSHQEGTTSINKALVLIFLDMVDLQEQIMAAQTDYQALHESFDSAGILDKFHTLILEFAGELKIIGEAVAAGQRSLPKANLRYEIAKVQKAVDEIRKTLPTVKERTRLLVLSNILHNLSDMAQRIYNLHRLTRLERVKDEIIDPRLQLSSFTSHGSYDVETFLNNLTFQSHIFRHALRVSLASVTGYVIGQIFHLDRLYWILLTIVVILKPGFSITKARSYQRIYGTVAGALFAAGILYLTANNTVIFIAMLFCILGAYSFMTHQYTLSVFFVTPFVIFLLHFLHPANLYNVGWRVMDTTIGGTIAFFANLLLWPSWEKNTLPSHMIRMVKSNAKYFEQVMHLYTQENFVLNDYKLARKDSNVSAANLMSAFQRMLSEPKSKQRNGSLVYHFVVVNNSIISHIAALANYGTTHNGVRFQQPEYKLLSNNLQAYFTCILEMLEKPGEKPSSPPANLEAFETLDMKLEAIYQKRQEEVNNGKGDSDLRQEILEVKQVRDQLHAVMSLLKDMKKMLEQNN; encoded by the coding sequence ATGCGGCACTGGATCCAGGAAGTCAGGAATTTCATCTACAGCTATCATTTTAGTACCGGGTTACGTACTACCATCAGTGTGGTCGTGCCTTCCGTAGTCTGCTCCTTGTTGGGAAACCTCCCTCTTGGGATCGTCATCTCCCTCGGTGCCCTTGCTACTGCCCTTTCGGACGTTCCGGGCACCGCCATCCATAAGCGAAACGGTACCCTCATCGCCATCTTCTTCATTTTTAACACGGCCCTTTGTACATCGCTCATCATGGCCTACCCGGTATTGATGGCCTTTGGGATCCTGGTGTGCTGTTTCATGAGTGCTATGCTGCTCGTGTATGGCAACAGGGGCGGCAACATTGGTATCGGCTGTATGCTTGTCATGGTATCCATCCTTGGCGAAAAGGCAGTGCCGGTTCACGAAGCCTTTCTTCACAGCTTCTATATATTATTAGGCGCCGTATGGTATGGCCTCCTGTCATTACTACTCTGGCAGATCCGCCCTTACCTGAGCGTACAGCAAATGCTCTCTGAGTGTATTACCGAAACGGCTGAATACCTCCTGGCAAGGGCACATTTCTACGATCCCGATGCTGGTGATAAGATCGAAAAAATCCATAAAGATGTATTTGCGCAACAGGTGGTCGTCAATGAGAAACAGGAAGCCGTACGCGAACTCTTATTAAAAAGACGTTCTCACCAGGAAGGTACGACCAGCATCAACAAGGCCCTGGTACTAATCTTCCTCGACATGGTCGATCTCCAGGAACAGATCATGGCTGCCCAGACAGATTACCAGGCCCTTCATGAATCTTTCGACAGCGCAGGCATCCTGGATAAGTTCCATACCCTGATCCTTGAATTTGCAGGAGAACTGAAAATCATCGGTGAGGCAGTTGCCGCAGGCCAGCGTTCCCTGCCAAAGGCCAACCTGCGATACGAAATTGCAAAAGTGCAGAAGGCCGTTGACGAGATCAGGAAAACATTACCGACAGTAAAAGAAAGAACGCGCTTATTAGTGCTGTCCAATATCCTCCATAACCTGTCAGACATGGCGCAAAGGATTTACAACCTGCACCGCCTGACCCGCCTGGAAAGAGTAAAAGACGAGATCATTGACCCGAGATTACAGCTTTCAAGTTTTACGAGTCATGGTTCATATGATGTGGAAACCTTTTTGAATAACCTTACTTTCCAGTCACACATTTTCAGGCATGCCCTGCGCGTAAGTCTCGCATCGGTAACGGGCTACGTGATTGGCCAGATCTTTCACCTGGACCGGCTTTACTGGATTCTGCTCACGATCGTGGTGATCCTGAAACCGGGTTTTAGTATTACAAAAGCAAGAAGTTACCAGCGTATATATGGAACGGTGGCAGGGGCTCTATTTGCAGCAGGGATCTTATACCTGACAGCGAATAATACGGTGATTTTCATCGCAATGCTCTTTTGTATTCTCGGGGCTTATAGTTTCATGACGCACCAGTATACCCTGAGTGTGTTTTTTGTAACGCCTTTTGTGATCTTCCTGTTGCACTTTTTGCACCCGGCAAATTTGTATAATGTAGGATGGAGGGTGATGGATACCACTATTGGTGGTACGATCGCATTCTTTGCCAACCTGCTGCTATGGCCGAGTTGGGAAAAGAATACCCTGCCCAGTCATATGATCAGGATGGTGAAGAGTAATGCGAAATACTTTGAGCAGGTGATGCATTTGTATACGCAGGAAAACTTTGTGCTGAATGATTATAAACTGGCCAGGAAGGATTCGAATGTAAGTGCCGCGAACCTGATGTCGGCATTTCAGCGCATGCTGTCGGAGCCGAAGAGCAAGCAGCGAAATGGCTCCCTGGTGTATCATTTTGTGGTGGTGAATAATTCGATCATTTCACATATAGCGGCACTGGCTAACTATGGGACAACGCATAATGGCGTGCGGTTTCAGCAGCCTGAGTATAAGTTATTGAGTAATAATCTGCAGGCGTATTTTACGTGTATACTGGAGATGCTGGAGAAACCTGGTGAGAAGCCTTCTTCGCCGCCGGCGAACCTGGAGGCGTTTGAAACCCTGGACATGAAGCTGGAAGCCATTTACCAGAAAAGGCAGGAAGAAGTGAATAATGGGAAGGGGGATTCGGATCTGAGGCAGGAGATCCTGGAGGTGAAGCAGGTGAGAGATCAGTTGCATGCGGTGATGTCACTGCTGAAGGACATGAAGAAGATGCTGGAACAAAATAATTAA